One genomic segment of Clostridium saccharoperbutylacetonicum N1-4(HMT) includes these proteins:
- the mnmG gene encoding tRNA uridine-5-carboxymethylaminomethyl(34) synthesis enzyme MnmG yields the protein MAVNYDGGHYDVIVVGAGHAGCEAALASARLGLNTLVCTINLDSIALMPCNPNIGGTAKGHLVREIDALGGEMGINIDNTFIQSRMLNTSKGPAVHSLRAQADKKNYQYRMKRILEEQENLNIRQIEVTELNVEDGKVTGVITKNGAVFACKAVILATGTYLRGKIIIGEVSYSGGPNGLFPANDLSQSLLDLGILLRRFKTGTPARINRRSVDFSKMIEQNGDDKIVPFSFMSDNIEKDQISCYLTYTNEETRKIITENIDRSPIYNGSIKGVGPRYCPSIEDKIMRFPDKPQHQIFIEPEGLDTLEMYVGGFSSSLPEEVQIKMLRTLPGLENVEMMRTAYAIEYDSIDPTQLRPTLEFKDVQGLYGAGQLNGSSGYEEAGAQGLVAGINAALKIKGEEQLILTRSDAYIGVLIDDLVTKGTNEPYRMMTSRAEYRLLLRQDNADFRLTEMGYKVGLVTDERYNRFLHRRKNVENELCRLKNLKVTNKREVNEFLHSLNSAELRKPISFYELLQRPELDYFDLEELDSERPQLPYDVGEQINILTKYEGYIQSQLEQVAQFKKFEKKLLPKDINYNNIKGLRTEAIQKLSSIKPISIGQASRISGVSPADISVILIYLEHRYGKQS from the coding sequence ATGGCAGTAAATTATGATGGTGGGCATTATGATGTGATAGTTGTTGGAGCTGGTCATGCAGGGTGTGAAGCCGCACTAGCTTCTGCAAGATTGGGACTTAATACATTAGTTTGTACTATAAATTTAGATTCGATAGCATTGATGCCTTGTAACCCTAATATTGGTGGAACTGCAAAGGGTCATTTGGTAAGAGAAATTGATGCACTTGGTGGAGAAATGGGAATTAACATTGATAATACATTTATTCAATCAAGAATGCTGAATACTTCTAAGGGACCAGCAGTGCATTCTTTAAGAGCACAGGCAGATAAGAAAAACTATCAATATAGAATGAAAAGAATTTTAGAGGAACAGGAAAATCTTAATATAAGACAAATTGAAGTAACAGAACTAAATGTAGAGGATGGCAAGGTAACTGGTGTAATTACTAAAAATGGAGCTGTTTTTGCATGTAAAGCAGTAATACTTGCAACAGGAACATATTTAAGAGGAAAAATTATAATTGGAGAAGTTTCATATAGTGGTGGACCTAATGGATTATTCCCAGCAAATGATTTGTCTCAATCATTACTAGATTTAGGAATATTATTAAGAAGATTTAAAACAGGAACTCCAGCGAGAATAAATAGAAGATCTGTAGATTTTTCAAAAATGATAGAGCAAAATGGAGATGATAAAATAGTACCTTTTTCATTTATGAGTGATAATATTGAAAAAGATCAAATTTCTTGCTATCTAACTTATACTAATGAAGAAACACGTAAAATTATTACTGAAAATATAGATAGGTCACCTATTTATAATGGAAGTATTAAAGGTGTTGGTCCTAGGTATTGTCCTTCTATAGAAGATAAGATAATGAGGTTTCCAGATAAGCCACAACATCAAATATTTATTGAACCTGAGGGACTTGATACATTAGAAATGTATGTTGGTGGATTTTCATCATCACTTCCTGAAGAAGTACAAATTAAAATGCTTAGGACATTACCAGGCTTAGAGAATGTTGAAATGATGAGAACTGCATATGCAATTGAGTATGATTCAATTGATCCAACTCAATTGAGGCCAACGTTAGAATTTAAAGATGTTCAAGGGTTATATGGTGCAGGGCAGCTTAATGGTAGTTCAGGATATGAAGAAGCAGGTGCTCAAGGATTAGTTGCAGGTATAAATGCTGCGTTGAAAATTAAAGGAGAAGAGCAATTAATTTTAACACGTTCTGATGCATATATTGGTGTTCTCATTGATGATTTGGTTACAAAAGGTACTAATGAGCCATATAGAATGATGACTTCGAGAGCTGAATATAGATTACTGTTAAGGCAAGATAATGCTGATTTCAGATTAACTGAAATGGGATATAAAGTAGGGTTAGTTACAGATGAAAGATATAATAGATTTTTACATAGAAGGAAAAATGTTGAAAATGAGTTATGCAGACTAAAAAATTTAAAAGTAACTAATAAAAGAGAAGTTAATGAATTTTTACATTCGTTAAATTCAGCTGAACTAAGAAAGCCAATTAGTTTTTACGAATTATTGCAGAGGCCTGAATTAGATTATTTTGATTTAGAAGAATTGGATAGTGAAAGACCTCAATTACCGTATGATGTTGGTGAACAAATTAATATACTAACAAAATATGAAGGTTATATTCAAAGTCAACTTGAACAAGTAGCACAATTTAAAAAATTTGAAAAGAAATTACTACCTAAAGATATTAATTATAATAATATTAAAGGACTAAGAACTGAGGCGATTCAAAAATTAAGTAGTATTAAGCCGATTAGTATTGGCCAGGCATCACGTATTTCTGGGGTATCTCCAGCTGATATTTCAGTAATATTAATATATTTAGAACACCGATATGGGAAACAATCCTAG